Proteins found in one Salminus brasiliensis chromosome 13, fSalBra1.hap2, whole genome shotgun sequence genomic segment:
- the LOC140574777 gene encoding uncharacterized protein produces the protein MPQLTTAEAGGRKGGGKGEKRQTEGREEDGVSDREKDQEQRLSWKKLHWRHWPRWLPCLAQAAALWLVVQEESLLHPSVSLPEAGGKLLLAGLLWIFFGLCVFLIQHLYHRRQTHKQGTGGASQVSDEAVTEAKLDLQACQPDAGHLVAVVSSMLDGFVVSILQEPLSGDSSLSQIHSLLTRLEAVSQAVNKGNLPEVRPLQTGEEEGQVSEEESSLKDRVKHICTYLQDRVSALHSLLQVQDQYGGCVAEVQQGLQERWELLENLHTRVTLQPEKCQGPEDPHTVLSDTENLHTQLDLFRNRVNECQTHLSTSTHLLQELESRQKVLAETVGHKLESTWTKDFLQSNTQQFIKVHEGFMSLEQQTLNFVTHLRGLRVSEEERRCDLGHVPSTASSSASAVPVYSAIQPTESPAPDPDPEPPPKSGSKLSAMNCLCGVRRRR, from the exons ATGCCTCAGCTGACCACGGCGGAGGCAGGGGGCCGAAAAGGAGGCGGGAAGGGGGAGAAGAGGCAAACTGAGGGACGAGAGGAGGATGGAGTgtctgacagagagaaagatcaGGAGCAGAGATTGAGCTGGAAGAA GCTGCATTGGAGACACTGGCCCAGATGGCTCCCATGTCTGGCCCAAGCAGCAGCACTGTGGTTGGTGGTCCAGGAGGAATCCCTGCTACACCCCTCGGTCAGTCTTCCTGAGGCTGGGGGCAAGCTACTGCTGGCTGGGCTGCTGTGGATCTTCTTTGGTCTCTGCGTTTTTCTAATCCAGCACCTTTACCACCGCCGACAGACGCATAAGCAG GGGACCGGAGGAGCCTCCCAAGTCAGTGATGAGGCCGTGACAGAGGCTAAACTAGATCTACAGGCGTG TCAGCCAGATGCAGGTCATCTTGTTGCTGTGGTCAGTTCTATGCTGGATGGCTTTGTGGTGTCCATTCTTCAGGAGCCTCTGTCAGGGGACTCCAGTCTTTCACAGATACACAGCCTTCTCACCAGGCTTGAG GCGGTGTCTCAGGCAGTCAATAAGGGCAACCTTCCTGAGGTGCGACCACTACAGACCGGAGAGGAGGAAGGCCAAGTGAGTGAGGAAGAATCTTCACTGAAAGACAGAGTCAAGCACATCTGCACTTACCTGCAGGACAG gGTGAGTGCTCTGCACTCTCTCCTGCAGGTTCAGGATCAGTATGGAGGGTGTGTGGCCGAGGTTCAGCAGGGTCTGCAGGAGCGCTGGGAGCTTCTGGAGAATCTGCACACCAGAGTGACTCTCCAGCCGGAAAAGTGCCAGGGCCCTGAAGACCCTCACACTGTCCTCTCTGACACTGAG AACCTGCACACACAGCTGGATCTGTTCAGGAACAGGGTTAATGAGTGTCAGACACACCTGAGCACCAGCACACACCTGCTCCAG GAGCTGGAGAGCAGGCAGAAGGTTCTGGCTGAGACTGTGGGTCATAAACTGGAGTCTACATGGACCAAAGACTTTCTGCAGAGCAACACTCAACAG TTTATAAAAGTCCATGAGGGCTTCATGTCCCTGGAGCAGCAGACACTGAACTTTGTGACACACCTCAGAGGCCTCAGAGTATCAGAAGAAGAGCGCAGGTGTGATCTGGGGCATGTTCCGAGCACTGCCTCATCATCTGCCTCAGCGGTACCTGTGTACAGCGCAATTCAGCCCACAGAGAGTCCTGCCCCGGACCCTGATCCAGAACCCCCACCCAAATCCGGCTCCAAACTCTCAGCCATGAACTGCTTGTGTGGCGTGAGGCGGAGGAGGTGA